The genomic interval AGGGCATCGATCCCGATCCGCGCACGGTCGCGCTCGAGGAGGCGGTGCGCGGCCAGCAGCAGTTGCACACCGAAGGGCAACGTCCGGGCGCGACGACCCGGGAGGTGCCCGAGATCCGCCGCCGGGCCTGGCTGCGAGTCGACGGGAACGAGCCGGTGCCGATCCCGCCCGCCGGTTTGCGGATCGGCCGCGCACCGGACAACGACGTGGTCCTCGACGACAACCGGGTCAGTCGCAAACACGCCCGGATTCTGCACCGCGAAGGCGGCGTGTTCATCCGTGACCGTGATTCCGCCAACGGCGTGTACGTCAACGGCGCGCCGATCGGAGCGGATACGGCACTGGCCGACGGCGATGTCATCCGGCTCGGTTCCACCACGCTGCGTTTCGAGCTGCATGTCGAGCGGCCGGTCGCGCCGCAGTGGGACAGCTACGGCTCGCGCCACTGAGATCGGCGCCGCTTCCCGTTTCGCGATCCACGCGCGGGGTATCTGCCGACCATGAGCATCGGCTTGGGCATGGCGCGGTCACGGATCGAGCACAGGTCTTGGCAGCAACAGCAAACGTCTGGCAATCTTCGTCCAAGCTGCTTTCGCGCGTTCGCTCCGGAGTCATCTTCCCGACTCCCGAATCTAGGGAGACCGATCATGAAGCGGTACACCACTCTGCTCGCCACGGCCGGCCTGCTCGCCGGTGGCACCATCGCCGTCCAACTCCTCGGGGGTGGTGAGGACGGTGGACGATTGCCCTTGATCCTGGAGGCGCCGAACAGTCGCGTCGAGATGTCGCACAGCGATCAGGCCGACAACCCGCTACCGGATGCGTGGGGCCTGCTCTACCGCTGACTAATACCCGGCCGGTAGTGCGGCGAGCATGTCCCGGGTGACCGCGACCGCGTTGTCCGAACTCCCGCCCCGCACCAGCAGCGTCGCGAACGCCATGTCGCCTCGGTAGCCGACGAACCACGAGTGCGATCCGCCGCCCGCTTCGGCCTCCCCGGTCTTGCCGTAGACCTCGCCCTGATCCGCGATCCGCTCCGCGGTGCCATGGAGAACCACTTTGCGCATCATGGTCCGCAATCCCTGCACCACCTTCGCTTCGATCGCCGGCGGCGCGTTCTCGACCACGGTCTCCCGTCCGGCGATCAGGTACGGCACCGGCACCGATCCGCGCGCGACGGTCGCGGCCATCAGCGCCATGCCGAACGGGCTCACCAGCACCCGGCCCTGGCCGATGCCGTCCTCGGTGCGCTGCACCAACCCCGTTGCGGGGGGCACGCTTCCGGTGATCGTCGGGATGCCCAGCACCGTATAGTCCGGGCCCACACCGAGGGTGGCGGCCGCGACATGCAGCGCGTCGGCGGGCAGCGTGCTGGCCAGCTTCGCGAAGGCGGTATTGCAGGACCGCTCGTAGGCCGCGCTCATCGGTGCGTCGCCGATCGTGAACAGGTTGTAGTTGGGAATCATGCGCTCACCGATGGTGATTCGGCTCGGGCACGGCAGCACGGTGTCGGGCGTGGCGGCACCGGCGGCCATGGCGGCGGCGGCGGTGACGGTCTTGAACACCGAACCGGGGGGATAGGCGCCGATGGTGGCGACCGGACCGTCCCGGTCGGCCGCGGGGTTCTGCGCGACCGCGAGAATCGCGCCGGTGGAGGGTTGCAGCACCACCATCATGGCCTGCTCGGTGCGCGCGTCCACGGCGCGCTGGGCGGAACTCTGCACATTGCGGTCGATGCTCAGCGCGAACGACGGCGCGGGCTGCGCCGGTACTTCGGCGAGCACGTCGGTCTCCAGGCCGTTGGCGTTGCGAGTGACCACACTCCAGCCCGCCTTGCCGTCCACCTCCGCGATCACCGTCTTGCGGATCTGGGCCATCAGGTCCGGAGCGAACCAGCGGTCGGTGGGCAGCAGATCCCACTGCTCGGTGATGTGG from Nocardia goodfellowii carries:
- a CDS encoding penicillin-binding transpeptidase domain-containing protein, with translation MSSTRLLIPWVIVAIALAAGGCSTSRQGPVATAEAFVTAFAERDLTRAAKLTSLPEKAAAAMDSAWTHLQAEELTAHTGAVRINGDAGTVDYTYRWRLPKDRVWTYTGQLQMGRTEGTWRVRWSASDIHPKLGDTQTMQWRDNPAPRARVNEQSGTDVLVPGKVSRVTFTAAEAPDPGWVAIVLSSALRRFDPKLTAETIRDAALATEGPYPVAELSDTEFDRVRADLTGLPGVHITEQWDLLPTDRWFAPDLMAQIRKTVIAEVDGKAGWSVVTRNANGLETDVLAEVPAQPAPSFALSIDRNVQSSAQRAVDARTEQAMMVVLQPSTGAILAVAQNPAADRDGPVATIGAYPPGSVFKTVTAAAAMAAGAATPDTVLPCPSRITIGERMIPNYNLFTIGDAPMSAAYERSCNTAFAKLASTLPADALHVAAATLGVGPDYTVLGIPTITGSVPPATGLVQRTEDGIGQGRVLVSPFGMALMAATVARGSVPVPYLIAGRETVVENAPPAIEAKVVQGLRTMMRKVVLHGTAERIADQGEVYGKTGEAEAGGGSHSWFVGYRGDMAFATLLVRGGSSDNAVAVTRDMLAALPAGY